The Pleuronectes platessa unplaced genomic scaffold, fPlePla1.1 scaffold_38, whole genome shotgun sequence nucleotide sequence AAGACTAACTTTGCCAAAACATTTAAAGTTTGCATGCCTGAAACAGATCTCTATTatgcatgtttaaaatcttcttGTTTTGTAAGGTTAATTTTAAATGCCATTTACTTTGCATAGTGGAGGTTACTCCAGCTGTATTATAGTACATTTAACTATACTGTGCATATTAATTTTCCAAAATTGTGCCTTGTTTAGAACCTGAAAATGTGATGAATACTTCAGTAGAAATATATACACAAGGCAGATGTATTTTATCTTTACCTGGTAGACTTTGATAAATCCCTCCGGCTTCTCTCCAAGGTAGAGAATGAGGCCTCTGACCACCGCTTCTCTCCTAGATTCAATGCTGTTGTCctacaaaaatattaaatattaaattatgtagAATCAGAATGCTACTACACAAAGCTAACTGCTATACTATTATAAGTACGTGCCTTATTTAACATGTCAAGGGTCTCATCCAGTTTCCTCCCGACagctcctcccttcctcctgaACAAGCTCAACAGCTGGGGTGTATATTGATCCAACTTCCCTAGGAATGTGGACTGGAGTGGCTTCAAAGTGATCCTCCGGAATTCCTCCTCGACCTGAGAGAGACCAAGACAAAGATTGAGATACAAGCCGATAATGATTAATTCCATAtagagaaattacatttttaactttGCTAACAACATCCTGTAATAGAGAGGACACGATTAAAATATTCAACATACCTGGGAAAGCGCAAACAGGGCAGGCCATCGAGCCCTGAAGTCAATCACCGGTGGTTTATTGAGAATTACATCGGTTCGACGCAGTGAAAAGGTTGTTGCCATCTTATCATTGATCACGCTGTCGTTGTCCCTCTTCTTGAACTCGTAAAGAAGCTCCACTCGCACCTGTTCAAGGCTTTCCAAACTTTCGccttgaggaggaggtgggaggtaaTTCACCTCCgatttctttgcctttttcacattttttgcTGGAGTGCTATCTGCAGCCGATTTTCTCTTCAGAGTATTAACCTGTAACTCTGGTAGTCCAAGGTGTTTGACCTTCGCTCTGTAATTCCCCATCTTGTACTTAAGGCTGTTGTGCCAGCCGTACAAACCATTAAATGAAACTGGGTCCTTCAAACAAGGGTGCTTCATAATTAGGGCCACTGCTACCTGCTCTCTTTGTGCTTGTGAAGGATACGCAGTGTAGAAAAAAATACTCTCTGCTAATTTCTCCAGAATGTCCGATTTTACTGAAGGATTATTAAGAAGGGTTCCATCCTTTTGGTAAACTTCATTTGCAGCTTGTAAAACAAGCTCGGTGTCAAAGGCGAAGgtaggtacctcaaattgagcTGGCCATGACACAGTACGAAGGGAGGAGGTGCTCCTTGGAGAAGAGAGAATGATGGTATCACTGGATGCAGTggaaccaacatcttctgataAGTCTGCACCACTGCTATCAAAGCTCTCCAGGATCACTGGCTCAGCAGGAACCACCTTGATGGTGTCTTTGTCCTTTATGTCGCATGTTTTAAGGAGAGTAAAAAACTGACCATAAAATTCCTGGTCCTGGAACTGCAAACTAAAATCTTCCTCGATTGCAAATGTCTCTTGAACGATATTCTTCAAATCCTCCACAGTCTCTGGGATTCCTGAGGGCAAAGGAAGCTTCCTTATTTGTTCTCGGAGTATGACTCGGAGTTTGGCAGACATGTTGATGATTCTGTAGTTGAAGAAAAAGACATAAGAAACATTAGAACCTGTGGCAgcattcagttgtcataaagactaaaaaagttgtttagtttgtccagtttggatgACTGTAAAAAGCATGGCGgactctgtagagaggacccactactgatgttaatataaagtatttaaacataaagcGCCCATTTTAGGGCAAAGAAAACTCAAatgcatacaatttagatgaagcacactagtgaaaacatcactaggattaggATTTGTATACAGTTTctaccaatagatccctttcacctaaatcttacacactggaccttttaaCAATTTAGAGCAATGTGTTAAGAGCATGAGGTATTCTCAGTTAAGTAGATAATGTCCTTTGCAGTTTCATAGGTACATATTGGACAACaatttaacaatttaaaaaccTGCTAATGTATAGTGTATACAACTACCTAATCTTGCAGGAGAATGTGATGCTTCAAGGTGACAAATCGCTTTTGCTGAACAGTATATGCGACAAGAGGGTAAGAGTCTGTTAAATCTTGCATTTTAAGGACAGTCGCTTGTCTTGTGGATTCCAATTCAAAAGCCCTGAGGTGCTCACTGTACCAGGAATGTAAACACTTGACAGCAAATACAGGCTCGCCATGGACAATGAGGATTAGACTCAGTTCAACAAAGTCTGGAAGCCCTCCAGTGGATCCATAGGCCAAGATCATTCCCACTGAGTAACTGGTGCCATGGCAAATCACTGTATTGGCCACATGAACACATGTCTCTCCAGGAAACTTTCTTTGCACCGCATCCTGTATGTTTTCCTTCAGGACATCCACAGGCACTGTGGACAGATTTGAGACATTGAGGGCAGGTTTGAGGATGTCTCTGCCATGCATATGGTAAGCCAGCATGAACTGATGCTTAACCGCAAGAGACAATAAAATGTTGCGAAAACACCTGGTATGTCGAACGACTCGCTTAAAGAAGCTATGTTTCGCTTCAAAGCGCATCGTCCACAGAGCTACAAGCGGTCCAAAAGCCTTGATTAGTTGTGGATAATGTTCAAGGAAATGGTGCTTTGGCAGAAGTTTTGCCTCTGGGAAAACCTGCATGTATCTATGCCTGTGCTCTGATATCTTGGTGTCAAGGTATCTGATTGTGTCATCGGTGTGAACTGGAGAAACCACTAGTTCAACAATGTCTTTTAGATCCATTAGAAGATGCCATGCTGGTTCACTCTCTGGCACTGTGAAACCAATGATAAGAGGGAGCAGGCGCAACAAACACCAATTTTCATGGGCGTTTCCACCGACGCTGTTTTGGGTGGCAAAGTTCAGTGGCACAGGCTGTGGGCTGTCAGCTTTGTCAGTCCACCTGTAGCTGAACTGTCTGATTAGGTCATTGAGTTGAAATACAGTaaagtattttttctttatcagaACCTTAAGGCACAGAGCCAACTCCAGACGTACTATTCCCTCGAAAAGGTCGTGGAGCAAGTCTGGTGGATACCCTGACAAAACGTTAAAATATCTTAATTTATTGGTCAAGGCACACTGCCTTTTCACACCAAAGCAGTGAGTGAGAGTGGGACTTTCTAAAGCAGTTTGTACATGAAGAGAATGTTCCTGCTTCGTTCTTCCTCGGAAGGATCCAGTTCTTACTTCTTTTTTCTGAAACTCAGACAGCTCTCCCAAACAAAACCTACAAACATGAGATCCAGAAAAGCTTTCTAAAAAGCCACCGATTGAATGGGCACCTAAATTGTCCGCTACTACACAAACTATTGTGCCTTTGATTTTCTTTCCAAACATAGGAATAAAGAGCCCTTCCTCTTCCAACTGGACAAGGTCTTTTAAAAGTGGTTCAAGCACTGCCTCATAACCAAACTTCTTTACGTCAACTGCCTTGCAAAGCATAGCTAGATAAATTGACTTCAATGTAGCACGAAACTGTGGTGGAATATTTGCCAATACCCAGTACACTGCagtgattttgtgtttttttcggGATGTCCCCAGAGGATTGCAAACCTCAAAATCGTCAATGTAGAGAATGAGAGGAAGAGTTATGTCTTCAGTTGAAAGAAGTgcattttctttaaaatgtgttcCGTCACGAAATGACTTGTAACATCCATCGAGAGTAGTATATGAAGAGTTGAAAGCTTTCTCCTGTATGTCTTTCACACTTAAAATCTGTGACAATGACTGAAGAATGGGAATGTATTGTAATGTTTGACCTTCCTTTTGGTCCAGAATGTATTCGACAGGCTCTACCACGTGAAATTTCTTCTTAAAAAACTCATGCCTTTTGTAAGAGGTGGCAAGAGGACCGTCAGCTCTTAAAGCTGTGCCAATAGGGTTTGTCTCACACAACTGTTTGACTAAATCGGAGATGGCAGAGTCATTAAGCACCCCCTCATGTTTCCTTAAACATGAATTTACAGTTTTTGTTATATCAGAAACTGACACCGAAGAAGATATAAACTGGAGCTCTGCTACTACTTCACTAATGCAATTGCTTGGCACATTATAAATGCTCTCTAACTTTAATAAAAGGTGGCCTAGCTTCAGttcaatttcttcttctttcaattCTTCCTCTCCTGAACAGTCATATTCTGCTGAACCCTCAGCCTCAGAACATTGTGCTACAGCAATATCATCTGTAATATTTGACTGGTCTACATACTCATGTACGATTTCAACCCGGAAGTCACTTGAAGAATGTGATGCGTGTTGTCGGGATCTGTGTGATGCAAATGTTCCATACACATTTGTGTAAAAATCACACTCCCTGAAGACACAGTGCACAGTTTCACTTTTCCTAAGATGAACTCCAAGATGTTGGAAGTAATCCTTCTCAGAGGAGGCACAATAACTGCAAAGTTCACAACTAAAACAATTCACTTCTGGTGTGGATTTGTTAGTTGGATGTCTCTTTGACAAATGTGACTTGAGGGCATTCCAGGTTTTGAAAGAGCAAGGGCAATCAGGATACAAACAGGGAAGAAACTCTCTGTGGATGTGCCTAAACCTATAGTGCTTCAAAAGTTCATTTGTTTCAGGGCAAACAAAAGTACAGATCTTGCAAATCCATCCCATTAGGACTGAAACCCAGGGGCTAGATCCAAGTACATCCAGACCCCGAAGGAGAAGCAAAGTGAGTGGTCTCTGGGGAAGGTTAGGGTGGGACTCTGCAGGAGATTCTTGATGTAGGCATTGTTAGGGCAGGGAGCTTGGCTTCCATTAAACGTTGTTCACCTCTCCATTTCTTGGTCCGTCTGTCCATcgacaaaagtaaaaataaaaataaacataagaCAATAATTTTGCTGCTCAGTCATTTAAAAATAGACTGCAATTTTCCTAGCTGATTCAGATTTCCGTTTATCTCTTTTTTAGTCTGACCTGCCAATTAATTTTTCTTTCAGGAACTAcaacagacagcacacacacatttgttgaACTTTTCTGTTTATGGAAACATTTTACTGTGTGATCAATAGTAAGAATATTGAATGGCATTACttttacattgtatttataATATACCTCACTTAAAGAAAGCCCTTTGCGATTATAGTATGATTTACGATATACGATTTTGGCCTGATGattctcatttcatttaaaaagttgTGCATGCATGTCTCAGGACTGGCATAGGatgcaaacagtttgttttgtttgatttgtaatttttgtttaaaaatcatTACTTTTGCTTGGAATGCTTTAGAAAGATGACGCTACTTTATGAAACACAGACTGGATCATCAAGATGGTTACTGATCAAGCAAGTCATACATTAAGTCAAACAAccaaaattatgttttattgtcataaaacataattttgttTATGTTGATTCTACTGAAGGGAGAtaaatttaatgaaaacataaatcatgtttaaaatgtgtcacCGGTCTGTAAGTAGACTTGGCTCCTACAGCTTCAATGATTAATCAGTTAATAGATTACTTTTCCACCATTAAATTAATTGCCAAGTATTTTGattattcattcataatttttaagcattttttatGAAAGCATAATCAAATACTCAGATCTCACTATCTCAATTGTGAATGTTATGATTTCTTTACTCCACTGTGAGAGTAAAGACATTTTAGGATATCACCTTGGGCATTGGGAAAAAACTAATTAACATGTTTCATAATTTTATGgattgattaatcaataatgaaatcaacaatgaaaataatagTTGCTGACAAATGGGTATCTTGTACAGCCTTGCTGAGTCACAATAgagtagttttattttattaaaaaggatTTGGTTATTTAAATTAACACAATTGTAATTTCAAGCATTTTCATTGAATTCCAGCATCTGTGAGACCGTTTGTGTGACGATGGTGGATGGGTCAGAATAATTTGCTGTAGAAAAGATCAAGATCACAGAGACCAGTCCTCTTTGTGGACcgttcctctctgctgcatacTGTGCAGCAGACAtacagagggtgtgtgtgtgtgtgtgtgtgtgtgtgtgtgtgtgtgtgtgtgtgtgtgtgtgtgtgtgtgtgtgtgtgtgtgtgtggaggggggctGCTCTTTCACGCAGAAGCTGAGTTTACCTTAGATTGACTCATTTTAAGATTATGTCAAACCAAGAAAAACGATAGCTTTCATGTAAGCTTGTAAAAAAATCGTTTTGCTCCGTGGCAGTGAAACTTCAACTCACTTGTTCTCCGGCGCAGCTTCTCTTCGTGTCCCGGTCTACACAGACTGTATAGTCTACaaagacagaccgagagagatagagacagggagagagcgagcgggccagggagacagagacaaagagagggagagagagcgcgcGCGCACGAGAGATGCACGTGTCACATGCGTGTGCAGCAGGCAAAAAATAAACTATCCATATCGGACCTTTTTGATGCCATTTGCAACGTCAGACCTATGTTAAAACATGGCGCTGACAAGAGCAGCTCGCCTGCGGAGCCGTGGCTCAACCGAAGCCGGTGTGAATAACTGACAACCGCGACACGAAGCCGTTTGCAGATCAAACGCAGACAGTGCGGCCCCGGGGTAAAGAAAACGCTGCGGCACCATGAAAACCCTATTAGTGTCGCTAAAAATGTTCTTTAAATATACTTTGTGTAAAGCCACTTACTAATATTATCGTCATAAAAACCCTcttacattatttttatttctttaacaatgtgaaaacCTTACCTGGAAGTTGTCGAACCGTCGATGACAAACTGGCTTCACCATGCACAAAGTCcaatgaaactgtaaaaaaaatatcttcTGATTAAAATGAAACAACATTGTGTTACTGCAGTGCATATATTTCAGAAACATATTTTGGCGCAAAGTTTACCTGATCAATGAAGGTGATGAGACCCGTCGCCATGCTAGAAAGTTCTTCTGAGCCAAAAATGGGGCCCCGCCTCCTGACCTCAGACCACAATAGGCACAGCCTATGGCAGAGCACTACGCAGGTGCATGAAATCACGTGACTCCCGCCACTTTGCAGCGTAAATGCAACaataaaatgtgtgttgcaTGTTTGTATGGAAGAAGATTAGTTGAGATTTCGTAAATACATattgttaagaaaaaaaataataatctcttGTATTTTCAACAGATGCAGATTAAGTCGAcaactatatattttttgtagaaCTAAAAGcatacatatttattgttaatatCATAGATATAATTGTGTTACAATTACATGCTCTCAGAATCACTTTTATCAGtgcaggaccggcagtggggggagagagagagggggagaagggaagagttagggggtccctaaatagacttcgccgactccctgcagcctataagaatcaccgtcctgtcaggaacattaaaacatcagcagaagaggctgtgatttcagaaatatacaatttatttaatacgtaccagtcaaccatattgcacattcccatagaac carries:
- the LOC128436354 gene encoding uncharacterized protein LOC128436354, which codes for MSAKLRVILREQIRKLPLPSGIPETVEDLKNIVQETFAIEEDFSLQFQDQEFYGQFFTLLKTCDIKDKDTIKVVPAEPVILESFDSSGADLSEDVGSTASSDTIILSSPRSTSSLRTVSWPAQFEVPTFAFDTELVLQAANEVYQKDGTLLNNPSVKSDILEKLAESIFFYTAYPSQAQREQVAVALIMKHPCLKDPVSFNGLYGWHNSLKYKMGNYRAKVKHLGLPELQVNTLKRKSAADSTPAKNVKKAKKSEVNYLPPPPQGESLESLEQVRVELLYEFKKRDNDSVINDKMATTFSLRRTDVILNKPPVIDFRARWPALFALSQVEEEFRRITLKPLQSTFLGKLDQYTPQLLSLFRRKGGAVGRKLDETLDMLNKDNSIESRREAVVRGLILYLGEKPEGFIKVYQIFDNDDAAAFQEAISTMVLNIFMVSKAKDEGLDNQIGIAIEGEEVLFGISDVAHACAFLIGLTYALELSYPKKLKYTFEVFQKIFLELEDVNLKMSSKVHDLKVMLHA